The region GATGGCCGATACATTTAATGCCCTTTCATCTGCCGCCTTGAAGAGTAGTAGCGAGGACTTTCTTAAGCTTGCCTCTTTGCATCTGGAAAAGATTATTGCCGATACAAAGGGAAGGCTGGGAGAGCATCAAGCAGCAATTGATGGGCTAATCAAGCCCCTTCAGGATGCTTTGAAAAGATCCGAGGAACAGATAAATAATATTGAGGCAAAGAGGAGGCAGGATTATGGGGGTTTACAAGAGCAGATTAAACTACTTGGCTTAACCCATCAGCAACTACAGAAAGAGACAAGCAATCTTGTCACTGCCTTACGGAAACCACAGGTTAGTGGTTCATGGGGTCAGCTTTCATTAAGGAGGACAGCTGAGCTTGCCGGGATGACTGCCTACTGCGATTTTTATGAGCAGGTTTTAGTATCCACTGAAAGGGGTCATCTAAGACCTGATATGGTGGTTAAGCTTCCCAATGGCAGGGAGATTGTGGTAGATGCAAAGGCACCGGTTGATGTCTATCTAAATGCAATATCCGCATCACAAGAGGAAGAGAGAAAGAAGGGTATAGCCCAGTATGTTAATCAGGTAAGGATGCATATAAATAACCTTAGTTCCAAATCTTATTGGGAGCAATTTCCAAACTCTCCCGAAATGGTGGTGATGTATTTACCGGGAGAATCATTCTTTAGTGCAGCCGTGGAGTATGACCATAAGCTTATTGAAGAAAGTAGCATTAAAAAGGTAATCCTGGCTACGCCAACCACCTCTATTGCCCTCCTTAAGGCGATTGCTTGTGGTTGGCAGGAGAAGGAGATGGCAAAAAATGCTGAGCGAATAAGTATGCTAGGTAAGGAGCTATACGAAAGGATTAGCACACTGGCAAAGCATTTTGACGATATGGGTAGTGCAATTAAAAGGGCAATGGATGCTTATAACAAGGTAATCGGTTCAATGGAAGCAAAGGTGTTACCTTCAGTAAGAAAATTTAGAGAATTGGGGGTTAAGGTTGCAGGTGAAATACCCCCTTTTGAAGAAATAGACCATCTGCCAAGGAGGCTAATTTCTGGCCCAGAATGAAGATTTAGGAATTAAGAATTTGTAGTTTTTAGTTTTAATAAAATGTATACCTCTCAAAAAAGTGATATAATAAACATAATAAAAAGAAAAAAAATGCAAATGCTCTTGCCATTTTATTATTCTTCTGTGGATAAAAAGAGACAAATCCTTGCTCGCTTATCCAGGAATGGTTTGAGAAAGGGATATAAGCGTTATTTGGGTTCCCCAATCCGTTATGCGGGTGGAAAAAGTTTAGCCGTGGGTTATGTAATTGAATATTTGCCCGATAATGTAAAAAGGGTGATTTCGCCCTTTTTTGGCGGTGGGTCGGTTGAGATTGCAATTGCTAAGAAATTAGGTATTCCTGTTCTTGGTTTTGAGATTTTTGACATTCTTGTAAATTACTGGCAGATTCAAATTAGTAAGCCTGATGAGCTTTACCAAAAACTAGCAGAGTTAAAGCCGACAAAAGAGGAATATGCGAAGGTAAAAGCTAAATTAAAGGCACACTGGAAAAAAGAGATAACATTGCCTTCCCTTGAACTCGCCGCTTATTACTATTTTAACCATAATCTCTCTTATGGGCCAGGATTTCTCGGCTGGATGTCAAAAATCTATGAAAATTCTGAAAGGTATAGTTTGATGATTGAGAAGGTTCGTGATTTTAATCTAAAAAATGTTTGGGTTGAATGTAAGTCTTTTGAGAATGTTCTTCCAAAATTTAGAAACGATTTTTTATATTGTGACCCACCTTATTATCTTGGAAAGGATAGCACCCTATTTCGTGGAATATATCCTCAGCGAAACTTCCCAATTCATCATAATAATTTTGACCATGAAAAATTGCGTGATTTGCTGTTAAATCATCACAGAGGAGGGTTTATTCTTTCTTATAACGATAGCCTTACCATAAGAAAATGGTATTCAGAATGTCAGATTATAGAGGTTTCGTGGCAATACACGATGGGACAGGGTGAGACAAGAATTGGTTTAAACAGAAAAAGAGAAAACAGAAATCATGTTAAAAAATCTAATGAAATTTTGGTGGTGAAATATGCATAGGAAGAAAGCAATGACATCAGAAAAGGCAAGTTTTGTTAAAAGACAAGGCCATCGTGATGCAAAAGAATGACACGATTTGAGGAAGATTATTCTTTCCAGGCAATGAATGGGTTGGGGAAATTGTTTCTTGCGTGCATAGAGTGTTTTCCAGAAACATTTACAGAATATCAAAAGAACAAAAAATTATACAAGGAAAGGCTTCAATTTCCAATGATAGAATTGTGCAAGAGG is a window of bacterium DNA encoding:
- a CDS encoding DNA recombination protein RmuC — encoded protein: MVTIIGFSLGLIMGGIMGWLIASLKAKTREVLNNELRQQIQHRDSERDKLNEELVAERQARVEAITRLEESQKRFEEEKDLIEAMKKEMADTFNALSSAALKSSSEDFLKLASLHLEKIIADTKGRLGEHQAAIDGLIKPLQDALKRSEEQINNIEAKRRQDYGGLQEQIKLLGLTHQQLQKETSNLVTALRKPQVSGSWGQLSLRRTAELAGMTAYCDFYEQVLVSTERGHLRPDMVVKLPNGREIVVDAKAPVDVYLNAISASQEEERKKGIAQYVNQVRMHINNLSSKSYWEQFPNSPEMVVMYLPGESFFSAAVEYDHKLIEESSIKKVILATPTTSIALLKAIACGWQEKEMAKNAERISMLGKELYERISTLAKHFDDMGSAIKRAMDAYNKVIGSMEAKVLPSVRKFRELGVKVAGEIPPFEEIDHLPRRLISGPE
- a CDS encoding DNA adenine methylase, whose translation is MDKKRQILARLSRNGLRKGYKRYLGSPIRYAGGKSLAVGYVIEYLPDNVKRVISPFFGGGSVEIAIAKKLGIPVLGFEIFDILVNYWQIQISKPDELYQKLAELKPTKEEYAKVKAKLKAHWKKEITLPSLELAAYYYFNHNLSYGPGFLGWMSKIYENSERYSLMIEKVRDFNLKNVWVECKSFENVLPKFRNDFLYCDPPYYLGKDSTLFRGIYPQRNFPIHHNNFDHEKLRDLLLNHHRGGFILSYNDSLTIRKWYSECQIIEVSWQYTMGQGETRIGLNRKRENRNHVKKSNEILVVKYA